The genome window TCGATAAAAAACCGGGCTGGAAACCCCGGCTGTCAACTTAAATATATAATTCCCTTCCCGAAGGTATCGAACCGGTTAAATCGTTCGCAAAAAAACTAACACGTGTTAAATTAATAAGATTGCCTATGTTTGAAGGAATATCACCGCTTAGATCGTTGACGGCGAAATCTATTTCTTTCAAGTTCACAAGATTGACGATCCCGGGAGGTATGGGACCGGTCAGTTCGTTAAATCTAAGGTTTAAAATCTCTAAATGAATAAGGTTTTCTATTTCGGAAGGTATGGAACCGGTGAGCTCGTTTCCTTCAAGGCTAATTTTCTTTACATGCACAATATCCCCTATCTCGGGGGGTATAGAACCGGTCAGTGCATTATTAGTATGAAAGTCGATGGATTCTACTCGTCCGGTACTGTCGGTCTCGATTCCGTACCATTCATTAAGAGGCTTATCGCTTTTCCAGTTGGTCTTGCTTCGCCAGTTGTCTCCTCCCGTTGCATCGTAAAGCGCCACCAACGCGGCGCGGTCGGTTTCCACCGAGCCTTGGGCTGTGGCCATGCCAGGGAGCACGAGGAGACAGGTGGCAACGAGGAGTAGTTGCGAGGTCCGACATCTTATGGCAGCGCGGGGCGTTTTCATGGCCTGTCGTATCGCATTATGTCACTTTTATTTACATAATAAATTGTCGGGGTTGCAATTACAAGCCGGGCGATTGCTTCGCACGTAAAAGTTGCCAAGCCTCCGTTTGCTTTTTCGGCTTCGGTCTGGCTACCTGACCGCGTTCACTCCGTTGTGGGTTGACCCAGCCCCCACTATTAATTCCATTAATTATATGCAGATAGTTGTATTCATTCTGTAATTATTTAGAGTTAATTAGTAAACTTTTTGTAACTAATGGAGAATCACGCTCCAAACAACGCACGCCGGTATACCAGAGCGACAAGTAGCGGCCGAATAGCCGCTACGATCTATAAGCTCCTACCGCTTCGCTACGATCGCCGTGCGATCATCGCAGTATGCGGCGGTCGGATCGGCCTCGAAGGCTTCCACCGTTTCTTCCAGCTTTTCGATGATCGCCTCGGCTGACAGGTCGGCATTTCGGCGAAGCGTTTCCGCCACGCCCTCTTCGCCGAGCGGTTCGCCGTCCGTCCCTTCCGTATCCGAATACCCGTCCGTGCAGATGGCGAGCACGTCTCCCTCAAGAAATTCCAGCGTTTCCTGTTCGGGGAGGAGGTCCGGGAGGATGCCGATGGGCGGATTGACCGGAGGAAGTTGCGTAACGGTTCCGTCGCGAACGAGCAGCCCGGGGTTGTGCCCGGCATTGATATAGGTAAGCACGCCCGCCTGCGTGTCCAGAACGCCGTAGAACAGGGTGACGAATTCTTCGGGGTTCGTATCCTCCCAGACGGCCCGGTTCACTTTTTGCAGCACATCCTGCATGGAGAAGATATTCTCGGCCTGCACCCGCAGCGCGGACCGGATCGTAGCCATGAGGAGAGCCGCCGGAACGCCTTTCCCGGAAACGTCTCCCTCGACGATGCCGAGATTGCCCCCGGGGAGTTCGATGAAGTCGAAGAAATCTCCGCCGATTTCATAGCAGGGGTGACAAGCGCCTGCGATGTCGAAAGGAGGAATGGAGGGGGCGTTTTCCGGCATAAGCTTGCGCTGAATGCCGGCGGCGATTTCCAGTTCGTGCTCGATCTGCCGCAGGGCGAGTTGCTCCTTGTAGAGTCGGGCCAGGGAGATGGCGACGGACGCCTGGTTGGCCATGGTGCTGAAGAGGCGCTGCTCGTCCGGGGTGAAATCGTGCGGCCCGGGGGTGAACATCGAGAGGGTGCCGATGGCTTCGCCGTCCTGTACGAGCGGGGCGGAAAGGAAGGAATGGGCGCCTTCGCCCGCGGCTTCGCGCACATAGTCCGTCCGGGGGTCCTTCGCAATGTCCATGACCGCGATCGGTTCGTGGTTTCCCGCGGCGAACTGCCGGAAGATGCTGCTGGCCGCCGTGAGCGGGTGCGTGTGCAGGTACTCTTCGCTGAGGCCGGACGAAGCCTTGAGCACCATCTCGCCCGAACGCTTGTCGAGCAGCCGGATGGCGCAGGCCCTCGCATGCATCGTCTCCGTCGTGACGCGCACGATTTCGTCGAGCAGAAGCGGCAGGTCGAGGTGGGTTTTGGTAAGGAGCCCGCTTGTGAAATCAAGCGCAGAGAGCTTCTCTTCGGCTCCGTGCAATGCAGTCATGGCGCACGGAATGCGATCTGGTCACAGGAACGGTTCCTACATCCGTTCCGTCCGATGGTTCTCCCGGAAAGTGTAGATCACAGGGGTGCGCCCGTACGTTTTCGCATAGGTTTCGCAGAGCGCCTCGCGCAGGGCGGGCACGGCAGCCTGGCGCACCAACTGCACCGTGCAGCCCCCGAAACCGCCTCCGGTCATGCGGGCGCCTGCCACGCCGTCCACGTTCCGGGCGATGGCGACCAGCGTATCCAGTTCCTCGCAACTCACCTCGTACAGGTCGCGCAGGCTGTCGTGCGACTGGTTCATCAACGCCCCGAATGCCTCGAATTCCTCGTTCCGCAGGGCGTCCCGCGCTTGCAATACGCGGTCATTTTCCTCCAGAACATGCCGGACCCGGCGGCGCTGGAGAGGCGGGAGGAACAATAGGTCGTCGGGGGTGGCGTCGCGCAGGCTCCGTACATCGGGACGGGCTTCCCGGATCGTTTCGAGGGTCTGCTCGCATTCGCTGCGCCGGGTATTGTAGCCGGAGGAAGCCAGTTCGCGCCGCACCCCCGAGTCGGCGATGACGATCTCAAAGGCGTCGTTCCGGTCTCTCCTCGTATTAGTCATCGGCACATGTTCGGAGGCGAGCGAGCGGCAGTCGAGCAGCAAGGCGTGCCTGCGGCGCCCCAGCCGGGATACGAACGGGTCCATGATGCCGCAGGAAACGCCCGCGTAGCGGTGTTCCACCCGCTGAGACAGATGCACCGCGTCGATGGGGTCGATTCCGAGGCCGAACAACTGGTCGAGGCCGTAGATGACTGCGGTGGAGAGGGCCGCGGACGAACTCAGGCCGGCCCCGATGGGCACATCGCCCTCGATGAGCATCTCGAATCCGCCGGGCAGCAGGTCCCGCAGTTCGCTGATTGCTCCGGTTACGTAGGCGGCCCAGGCTCCCGGGCCGGTTTCAGGGCGTTCGGAAAGCGGGTACGTGATCCACTCGTCGAACTGCGCAGCATACAGGATCACCGTGTCGTCCTTGCGCGCCCGCAGCGCCGCGTATGCGCACCGGTCGATCGTCATCGGCAGCACGAATCCCTCGTGGTAATCCGTGTGATCCCCGATCAGATTGACGCGCCCCGGAGCCCGCACGATCAGGACATTTTCTGCGTCCGCTTCGCCGAAAGCGGCCCGGAATGAGGAAAGCACCTTCACAGCCTTGTGTACTTATTGCCTGTCAGGGAAGGATTGTCCGTGTCATTCCGTTTCAACGCCGCCGTGTTCCCGTAGCAGAGCGGCGATTTCAGTTCTTCTCTTGTTGATGGCGATATCGAGCGGCGTGTGCCCGGTGTTGTTTTTTGCGTTCAAGCCTGCACCGCGGTCTATCAGCAGTTGAACAAACGCTATGTCGTCTCTACTTACTGCGTGATGAAGCGGTGTGCCATTGTAGTTATTTTGCACCTCCAGATCCGCCCCGCCTGCTATGAGGACCTGTGCGGTTTCTGCGTTCCAGGCATGATGCAAAGGCGTATTGCCCTGTGCGTCTCTTGCATTCGCATCCGCGCCGTTTTTTATGAACAGGTCTGTAATCTCTGCATTGCCTGCAAATGCCGCGGTATGTAATGGGGTGCCATTTTTATGTTCTGCCCCCAGGTCGGCGCCATGCGTCATAAAAAGTTGTGAGATTTCTGCGGTATGAACAAAATGCAGGAGATTGTCATCAACGTCGGCGCCTTTTTCTATCAATAATTTTATGATTTCTGTCTCGCCGTATGTTGTTGCCATATGAAGCGGGGTAAATCCCCGGTGCGATCTGATCGCGAAATTGCGCCCCACTTTTTCGTTAATGTCCACTCCGATATCTATCAGTGTTCGCACGGTTTCTATATCGCCCTCACGAATTGCTGTATGAATCGGGGGCAGGGTATCCTCAGGGACCGGCAACAGGATTATTTTCGCCGGTCGGACCTGGCCGGACATGTTCTGCCCGAACATCGGCGTGGATCCTACGACAGGAAAGACGAGAACGAAAAGGAATGCAAGGATGCGTTTCATGGGCGTATTTTGTTGGCATGGAAACGATGTGCCCGGCGCGGTAGCGGCGGGGCCTGATGCAATATAACAAACCCGCCTTCCCTTACCAGAAGATCACGTACAGCGCGGCCGTGGCCAGCACCACCGCCGCCGCCATCCATTTCGCGCCGCGGGCATGCTCCAGGTTCAGGTCCGAAACGGGGAGACGCTTCGGCTCGCGCAGGGGAAGCAGGATCCGGACGGAGGTCATGAAGATCACAAGCGCCACGAAGGTGATCATCATGTGGTGCAGGAACGCGACATCCGGCAGCCGCCACAGGAGGAACCCGTAGACGGGGATGCCGAGGATCATGGCGGCTTTGGCCGCGATGGGGGGCGTGCGTTTCGAAATAAGCCCGAACGCAAAGGAGGCCACGATCCCGGGAGAAATGAATCCCCAGAACATCTGGATGTACCCGAAAATGCTTTCGGCGGAACCCACGACGGGCGCCCACAGGCAGCCGACGACCACCAGTACGGCGGTGGCGATGCGTCCGATCTTCACGTAATGCCTTGGGGACGCGTCGGTGCGCCGGTAGCGCTTGTACAAGTCGATCGTGAAGATGGTGGCGGCGGAGTTCAGCATGGAGTCGAGCGAACTCATGATGGCGCCGAACAGCGCGGCGAACATGATCCCGCTCAGCCCGGCGGGGAGCAGCTCGCGGATCATCACGGGATATGCCTCGTCGGCGGTGGTTACCTGCTCGGGGAAGAGCTGAGCAGCCATGATGCCGGGGAAAACGATCAGGAACGGGAGCAGCAGTTTCAGCCCCGCCGCAAGAAAGATTCCGCGCTGTCCCTCGGCGAGACTCCGGGCGGCGAGCGTGCGCTGCGTAATGAACTGGTTCAGGCCCCAGTAGAAAATCTGGGGAATCCAGAGGCCGCCTATGAAGACCGCCACCCAGGGCATCTCGTCGTGGTTCCATGGCAGCACCGTATGCAGCTTGTCGCCGGCGGCGGCCATGAACGGCTCCACGCCCCCGATGGCCTGGAATCCGAGGATCATAATGAGCGCTCCGCCCAGCAGAAGGGCCACGCCCTGAAGCAGGTCCGACCAGACCACGGCCCCGAGGCCGCCGTAGATGGTGTAGGCGCCCGCCGTAATCCCGATCAGCCAGATCCCCAGGACCATGTCCATTTCGAAGATCGTGCCCAGGGCGAGGGCGCCGGCGTAGAGCACCGTCGCCAGCGCCACGAACACGTAGGCGAGCATCATGAACGTCGCCATGATCGTGCGCGTCCCGACGTCGAAACGGTATTCGAGGTATTCGGGAATGGTGTAGATGCCCGCCTTCAGGAACTTCGGGAGGAAGAAGAGGGCCGTAATGACCAGGGCGATGGCGGCGGTCCACTCGTAGCTGGCGATGGCAAGGCCCAGGTCGTACCCGCGCCCGGCCATGCCCACGAACTGTTCGGTCGAGATGTTGGAGGCGATCAGGGAGAAGCCGATCAGCCACCAGGAGAGTTTGCGCCCTGCAAGGAAGTAGTCTTCCGTGGTGCTTTCATGCCGGGAGGCGTACAGCGAGATCCCGATGACGACCGCAATGAACGCGCAGAACGTGACGATGTCGATCGGGTGCAGCGCCATGGCGGAAGACAGGGAGCGGGGAACAGCAGGCGCCTTATCGGGAAGCGAAGATGCGCCGTCCGCCGTCTTTCTCTACGGCGATGATGTCATACGGATCGCTGCGCGGCCCCTCCATACCGGGAGAGCCCATCGGCATGCCGGGTACCGCAAGGCCCGCAATGGATTTTCCTTCCTCCAGCATGCGGTGGATTTCCTCCGCCGGGACATGGCCTTCCACGAAATACCCGCTCACAAGCGCCGTATGGCAGGAGCGCAGATCGGCGGGAACCCCGTATCGTAGCCTCATGGGCGTCACATCGGCGAGATCCACCGCTTTGACGCGGAATCCGTTCGCTTCGAGGTGATCCACCCATTTGGCGCAGCACCCGCATGTGGGCGTCTTGTACACGGTGATGTGTTGCCCTGCGGAGGAAGTGCGGGCAATGAGTACGCCGCCCGTGACCACGGCGCCCACTAAAAATACAACGATAAGGTACTTTTTGTTCATGAGCGCATATACCGTACCCTTGGCGGAACGTTCCGGCGAGCCGCTGCATGAAATAGAGTATCCCATTCTGTGAAGTCGCCTTCCATCGGACTGTGAAAGATTCCGATAACCATAGTACGGATTCGGAGCGTCCGGACCTTTCTTCTTCGCTTCCCCGGCCCTCCCGACCCGGTCGTCAGGGGCCCGGGCGGCGGTATACGCGGCTGCCGCAGATACAGCGCAAGATCGTGAGCGTGGTGCTGGGCGGGTATGCGGTGCTGCTGGTCAACAGCATCTTTCTGTTGCTGTTCGACCGCTCCACGGCGCTCGTCTATATGAGCAATGTGCTGCTGCACATTTGCCTGGGGATCCTGCTGATCGCGCCGGCTATCGCCTTCCTGGTCATGCATCTCCTGAAGATGCCGCTCCGGATGAACCGGCGCGCGACGCGGGCCGGCGTGTTTACGGCCCTGTCGCTGATCACCCTGTTTGCGACGGGCATTGCGCTGGTGGCCGTCGGGGCGTCCTACCGGTGGATCCTGTGGACGCATATCGTGACGGCGGTGACGTCCGTGGGAGGCTTCATCCTGCATGTGTCGCTGAAGCGCGGGGTGCGCTATCATTTCCTGCAATGGGGCGATACGTGGAAGCATGGGCCGGGCGCGGCGATCCGGCACCCGCTGAGCCTGACAGCGTTCGGCGGGGCGGTGCTCGTGGCCGGATTCATCGTGGTGCCTTGGGCGACGACGCGTACGGGGGTGTACGTGCAGGAGGCCCCGCCGGGGGAAGCAGTTGCTGAGGGCGCCGATGCGGAAGGCGCCGTCCTTAGCTACGCCGC of Bacteroidetes bacterium SB0662_bin_6 contains these proteins:
- a CDS encoding SpoIIE family protein phosphatase, which codes for MTALHGAEEKLSALDFTSGLLTKTHLDLPLLLDEIVRVTTETMHARACAIRLLDKRSGEMVLKASSGLSEEYLHTHPLTAASSIFRQFAAGNHEPIAVMDIAKDPRTDYVREAAGEGAHSFLSAPLVQDGEAIGTLSMFTPGPHDFTPDEQRLFSTMANQASVAISLARLYKEQLALRQIEHELEIAAGIQRKLMPENAPSIPPFDIAGACHPCYEIGGDFFDFIELPGGNLGIVEGDVSGKGVPAALLMATIRSALRVQAENIFSMQDVLQKVNRAVWEDTNPEEFVTLFYGVLDTQAGVLTYINAGHNPGLLVRDGTVTQLPPVNPPIGILPDLLPEQETLEFLEGDVLAICTDGYSDTEGTDGEPLGEEGVAETLRRNADLSAEAIIEKLEETVEAFEADPTAAYCDDRTAIVAKR
- the galK gene encoding galactokinase, whose protein sequence is MKVLSSFRAAFGEADAENVLIVRAPGRVNLIGDHTDYHEGFVLPMTIDRCAYAALRARKDDTVILYAAQFDEWITYPLSERPETGPGAWAAYVTGAISELRDLLPGGFEMLIEGDVPIGAGLSSSAALSTAVIYGLDQLFGLGIDPIDAVHLSQRVEHRYAGVSCGIMDPFVSRLGRRRHALLLDCRSLASEHVPMTNTRRDRNDAFEIVIADSGVRRELASSGYNTRRSECEQTLETIREARPDVRSLRDATPDDLLFLPPLQRRRVRHVLEENDRVLQARDALRNEEFEAFGALMNQSHDSLRDLYEVSCEELDTLVAIARNVDGVAGARMTGGGFGGCTVQLVRQAAVPALREALCETYAKTYGRTPVIYTFRENHRTERM
- a CDS encoding solute:sodium symporter family transporter, encoding MALHPIDIVTFCAFIAVVIGISLYASRHESTTEDYFLAGRKLSWWLIGFSLIASNISTEQFVGMAGRGYDLGLAIASYEWTAAIALVITALFFLPKFLKAGIYTIPEYLEYRFDVGTRTIMATFMMLAYVFVALATVLYAGALALGTIFEMDMVLGIWLIGITAGAYTIYGGLGAVVWSDLLQGVALLLGGALIMILGFQAIGGVEPFMAAAGDKLHTVLPWNHDEMPWVAVFIGGLWIPQIFYWGLNQFITQRTLAARSLAEGQRGIFLAAGLKLLLPFLIVFPGIMAAQLFPEQVTTADEAYPVMIRELLPAGLSGIMFAALFGAIMSSLDSMLNSAATIFTIDLYKRYRRTDASPRHYVKIGRIATAVLVVVGCLWAPVVGSAESIFGYIQMFWGFISPGIVASFAFGLISKRTPPIAAKAAMILGIPVYGFLLWRLPDVAFLHHMMITFVALVIFMTSVRILLPLREPKRLPVSDLNLEHARGAKWMAAAVVLATAALYVIFW
- a CDS encoding DUF411 domain-containing protein, giving the protein MNKKYLIVVFLVGAVVTGGVLIARTSSAGQHITVYKTPTCGCCAKWVDHLEANGFRVKAVDLADVTPMRLRYGVPADLRSCHTALVSGYFVEGHVPAEEIHRMLEEGKSIAGLAVPGMPMGSPGMEGPRSDPYDIIAVEKDGGRRIFASR